Proteins from one Poecile atricapillus isolate bPoeAtr1 chromosome 14, bPoeAtr1.hap1, whole genome shotgun sequence genomic window:
- the LOC131584531 gene encoding testis-expressed protein 2-like, with protein sequence MRAMADQAAVAADASPALAASPGSPRRGDTEGPSPHAGGTREDGGGRDGCGLLPAADGDTKRPPSPQPGEMLLADLPRAPQPRLSPAKSRTAPSSPSVSPSESRAALLRLRDARLEDTRRRLSEAVQEPLSRLSRLMAEESSPTGRAKEPGGSGGAGARRVRDWTPWEPTLNCRYEICSYGDVIQVVEVAQRDTEPPLPPPEEVPPARSGGSVPGRALASIALLAYGYLVLPLPPYAAGLCLGLLCGLLLGFLAILLLVPKAPPAARGPWGRLRPKLLPGEPREPPHLQGWMNQLHVYDPEIFHPSLTHSVLAVLDGATLKLSYPKSNIPRRATFEEEILDAVFISHRCYDLTDAKVFLCPPSLARKRTWNKKYPICVLLPEPAEGEGRSREEHDAELQGDEGTGKVPVSGQDIPGDCRDRCLYLFGRTGREKEEWYQHLVQASRGTASSHGDTRAGMGSAPQSSSSSSSAEDIPSTDPATDVSGSAEEIYLDYSTYMARFVPAQAAASPDRSPSHGALGSPTPTKLGEDTASMAWMNALVGRIFWDFLREQYWAEQVSNKIQKKLSKIKLPYFMNELTLTELDMGTSIPSVLSASNPTINERGLWVDMEVTYSGSLQMTLETKMNLSKLGKESSAEESGPAEAGREGARPRLILLADSDAESSSAGSSDEEDVSTAEPVGAPGERLPPPGTEGHVSGNSTSRRILRFVDKIAKSKYFQRATENEFIKKKMEEVSNTPLLLTVEVQELAGTLAVNIPPPPTDRVWYSFRVPPQLELKVRPKLGEREVTFLHVTEWIEKKLKHEFQKILVMPNMDDLIIPIMRSGLDPWPPSTGLPQDPPAVGDRRL encoded by the exons ATGCGAGCCATGGCAGACCAGGCTGCGGTGGCAGCAGACGcttctccagccctggcagcgtCCCCGGGCTCACCTCGGCGTGGGGACACGGAGGGACCATCGCCCCACGCCGGTGGCACCCGGGAGGACGGGGGTGGCCGGGATGGCTGCGGGCTCCTTCCCGCGGCGGACGGGGACACGAAGCGTCCCCCCTCGCCCCAGCCTGGGGAGATGCTCCTGGCCGACCTCCCCCgggccccccagccccggctcagCCCGGCCAAGTCGCGCACGGCTCCGTCTTCTCCCAGCGTGTCCCCATCGGAGAGCAGAGCCGCGCTGCTCCGGCTGCGCGATGCCAGGCTGGAGGACACGAGGAGGCGGCTGTCGGAGGCCGTGCAGGAGCCCCTGAGCCGCCTGAGCCGCCTCATGGCCGAGGAGAGCAGCCCCACGGGCCGGGCCAAGGAGCCGgggggcagcggcggggccggggcccgCCGGGTGCGGGACTGGACGCCCTGGGAGCCCACCCTGAACTGCCGCTACGAGATCTGCTCCTACGGGGACGTGATCCAGGTGGTGGAGGTGGCGCAGAGAGACACCGAACCCCCGCTGCCACCTCCCGAGGAGGTTCCCCCGGCGAGATCCGGGGGCTCCGTGCCGGGCAGAGCGCTCGCCTCCATCGCCCTCCTCGCCTACGGGTACCTGGTGCTGCCGCTGCCGCCCTACGCCGCCGGgctctgcctggggctgctctgcgggctgctcctgggcttcCTCGCCATCCTCCTCCTCGTGCCCAAGGCTCCCCCGGCCGCTCGGGGACCCTGGGGCCGCCTGCGCCCCAAGCTGCTCCCGGGGGAGCCGCGGGAACCGCCCCACCTCCAG ggcTGGATGAACCAGCTGCACGTGTACGACCCCGAGATTTTCCACCCATCGCTCACGCATTCGGTGCTCGCCGTGCTGGACGGGGCCACCCTCAAGCTGTCCTACCCCAAGAGCAACATCCCGCGCCGAGCCACCTTCGAGGAGGAGATCCTGGACGCCGTCTTCATCAGCCACCGCTGCTACGACCTGACCGATGCCAAG GTCTTCCTGTGcccccccagcctggcccgAAAGAGGACGTGGAACAAGAAATATCCCATCTGTGTGCTCCTCCCCGAGCCGGCCGAgggagagggcaggagcagggaggagcaCGACGCGGAGCTGCAGGGGGATGAGGGGACCGGGAAGGTGCCGGTGTCCGGGCAGGACATCCCAGGGGACTGCAGGGACAGGTGCCTGTACCTGTTTGGGAGGACGGGGCGGGAGAAGGAGGAGTGGTACCAGCACCTCGTGCAAGCCTCCCGTGGGACAGCCAGCAGCCACGGTGACACCAGGGCAG GCATGGGATCGGCTccgcagagcagcagcagcagcagcagcgccgaGGACATCCCATCCACGGATCCAGCCACGGACGTGTCGGGAAGCGCTGAGGAGATTTACCTGGATTACAGCACCTACATGGCCCGATTCGTGCCAGCACAGGCGGCTGCCAGCCCGGACAGGAGCCCCTCTCACGGAGCTCTGGGCAGCCCCACACCCACAAAG CTCGGCGAGGACACGGCGAGCATGGCCTGGATGAACGCGCTGGTGGGACGCATCTTCTGGGACTTCCTCCGGGAGCAGTACTGGGCAGAGCAGGTGTCCAACAAGATCCAGAAGAAGCTGAGCAAGATCAAG CTCCCGTATTTCATGAACGAGCTGACCCTGACAGAGCTGGACATGGGCACATCCATCCCCTCAGTGCTCAGTGCCTCCAACCCCACCATCAACGAGCGAG ggctctgGGTGGACATGGAGGTCACCTACAGCGGCTCCTTGCAGATGACACTGGAGACAAAGATGAACCTCAGcaagctggggaaggagagctctgcagaggagaGCGGCCCTGCGGAGGCAGGCAGAGAGGG GGCCAGGCCACGGCTGATCCTGCTGGCAGACAGCGATGCCGAATCGTCCAGCGCCGGCTCCTCTGATGAGGAGGATGTGAGCACTGCAGAGCCCGTGGGAGCCCCAGGGGAGCGGCTCCCCCCGCCTGGCACCGAGGG CCACGTCAGCGGCAACAGCACGAGCCGGAGGATCCTGCGCTTCGTGGATAAGATTGCCAAGTCCAAGTACTTCCAGAGGGCCACGGAGAACGAGTTCATCAAGAAGAAGATGGAGGAGGTTTCCAACACGCCGCTGCTGCTGACGGTGGaggtgcaggagctggcaggaacCCTGGCCGTGAACATCCCCCCGCCACCGACCGACCGTGTCTG GTACAGCTTCCGAGTGCCCccacagctggagctgaaggTGCGCCCCAAGCTGGGTGAGCGGGAGGTGACATTCCTGCACGTCACCGAGTGGATCGAGAAGAAGCTGAAGCACGAATTTCAG AAAATTTTGGTGATGCCAAACATGGACGATCTCATCATTCCCATCATGCGCTCTGGGCTGGATCCTTGGCCACCCAGCACGGGACTGCCCCAGGACCCGCCAGCCGTGGGGGACAGGAGGCTCTGA